One Jannaschia sp. GRR-S6-38 genomic window carries:
- a CDS encoding redoxin domain-containing protein, with translation MSVSMPVPGNPAPSLDLELIIGAKWRLEDQSPDAFTMIVFYRGLHCPICKNFLNDLRGDYDAWLEKGVEVINVSMDPKEKAEQAHKDWGLDPIPMGFGLTEAQARDWGLYLSGARNDGEPEVFSEPGLAWVKPDGTLWMLEMSSTPFVRPDMKMLLSKVDFIREKDYPPRGTKAA, from the coding sequence ATGTCCGTTTCGATGCCCGTCCCCGGCAACCCCGCCCCGTCGCTCGACCTTGAGCTGATCATCGGCGCGAAGTGGCGGCTGGAGGACCAGTCCCCCGACGCCTTCACGATGATCGTCTTCTATCGCGGGCTGCACTGCCCGATCTGCAAGAATTTCCTCAACGATCTGCGCGGCGATTACGACGCGTGGCTGGAGAAGGGGGTCGAGGTGATCAATGTCTCGATGGACCCGAAGGAGAAGGCCGAGCAGGCGCACAAGGACTGGGGCCTGGACCCGATCCCGATGGGCTTCGGCCTGACCGAGGCGCAGGCGCGGGATTGGGGCCTGTACCTGTCGGGAGCGCGCAACGATGGCGAGCCGGAGGTTTTTTCGGAGCCGGGTCTGGCTTGGGTGAAGCCGGACGGCACGCTCTGGATGCTGGAGATGTCGTCGACGCCTTTCGTGCGGCCCGACATGAAGATGCTGCTCTCGAAGGTCGATTTCATCCGCGAGAAGGATTACCCGCCGCGCGGCACCAAGGCGGCCTGA
- a CDS encoding YdeI/OmpD-associated family protein has product MEELLCWGWVDAVVRRVDDDSSAHFVAPRKESSTWSGVNKRLVARARAAGAMTPAGEAKIAAAQANGMWSFLDDVEAGIVPDDLAEALGDLRAVWDGWPASVQRGTLGWIKAAKTEATRAKRIADVVESAGRGLRPSPFRG; this is encoded by the coding sequence GTGGAGGAGCTGCTTTGCTGGGGCTGGGTGGATGCGGTGGTGCGGCGGGTGGATGACGACAGCTCGGCGCATTTCGTGGCCCCGCGGAAGGAGAGCTCGACCTGGTCGGGCGTGAACAAGCGGCTGGTCGCGCGGGCCCGGGCCGCGGGCGCGATGACGCCGGCGGGCGAGGCGAAGATCGCGGCGGCGCAGGCGAACGGGATGTGGAGCTTCCTCGACGACGTGGAGGCTGGGATCGTGCCGGACGACCTGGCGGAGGCGCTGGGGGATCTGCGCGCGGTCTGGGACGGTTGGCCGGCGAGCGTGCAGCGCGGGACGCTGGGCTGGATCAAGGCGGCGAAGACCGAGGCCACGCGGGCCAAGCGGATCGCGGATGTCGTCGAGAGCGCGGGGCGGGGGCTTCGGCCGTCGCCGTTTCGCGGCTGA